Proteins from a single region of Pseudomonadota bacterium:
- a CDS encoding PAS domain-containing hybrid sensor histidine kinase/response regulator, which translates to MYALALAIYCTSWTFFGSVGLAAVSGLDFLTIYIGPILILTLAAPLLRHVIALSKAEKITSVADFLSARYGKNGSVAALAAIISFIGVVPYIALQLKAVSSSVGLFFLPPAVELNPTFVSDTAFLIALALAAFAILFGTRTVDASEHQDGLMLAIATESVVKLVAFVIVGAFVTFSMFDGFGDLVNQAAEAGALAPITSSISGGSFIAMTFLSACAVMLLPRQFHILVVENNHPAELQRARWLFPAYLIAINIFVLPIALAGKILLGGQMDPDLFVLGLPMSVDAQAIALIGFIGGLSAATAMVIVACVALSIMISNDLVMPFVVRQRAASGQPHELGRLVINIRRAAIVAIVLLSYVYYRVAGGTAALADIGLLSFAAIAQMAPPFFIGLVWKRGTARGAVAGMLAGLAVWTYTLLVPNLIASGALPGGLLESGPFGLMFLHPQQLFTIAFDPLTHGVFWSMVANIGAYFLVSLARRPEPIERLQAQIFVPSDLSPTPALRMARTKVNIAELQATVARYLGEERTRRSFQSFAQEKGARLLPSSEADIHALRFAEQLLASAIGAASSRLVMTLMLRRHQTSSREAMKLLDEASSAIQYNRDLLQTALDQVRQGISVYDRDLNLICWNRQFRDLLGVPPELGQVGTSLHTILRHIAEAGGFGPGSPSRLVDARIERMVLDMTTFTETLHPSGLVLEVRTNPMPDGGIVTTFTDITERERAAEDLAQINEDLEQRVRDRTEELTAVNQELDRARQVAESANISKTRFLAAASHDILQPLNAARLYTSTLTATDLPGAANKQAQNIDRSLLAVEDILGALLDISRLDAGVMKPDPSIFPLQDMFDQLELEFGPIAREKGLRLCFVKSSLAIRTDRSLFKRVLQNLVSNAIKYTKDGGVVVGVRRRGKPGVVATYDTGIGMSEREQRVVFEEFKRLDDGARTAGGLGLGLSIVDRIAQVLDLDISVASKQGKGSCFAVKLPQTVELPLPAPASDIPRLSTASSPGRNADLAGMVVFCIDNERAILDGMQGLLSRWGAISVVGATAQDLKAEAANAQLRPDVILADFHLDEGTGIEAVKALRWTFGASVPAILITADRSEETKTQAERVGMNILHKPIKPAALRGLLAKYRAVDPAAAE; encoded by the coding sequence ATGTATGCCTTGGCGCTAGCTATTTATTGCACAAGCTGGACCTTTTTCGGGTCAGTCGGACTGGCGGCGGTCAGCGGGCTCGACTTCCTTACAATCTACATAGGCCCGATTTTGATCCTCACACTCGCGGCACCCTTACTGCGTCATGTGATTGCGCTTTCAAAAGCAGAAAAGATCACCTCGGTCGCTGACTTTTTGTCGGCTCGCTATGGCAAGAACGGGAGCGTTGCTGCGCTTGCGGCGATCATCTCATTTATTGGGGTGGTTCCGTACATTGCGCTCCAGTTGAAGGCTGTCTCGAGCTCCGTAGGGCTATTCTTCCTCCCGCCGGCTGTGGAGCTTAACCCGACCTTCGTTTCGGATACCGCGTTCTTGATCGCTCTGGCCCTGGCTGCGTTTGCAATCCTATTTGGCACACGAACGGTGGATGCAAGCGAACATCAAGATGGGTTGATGTTGGCGATTGCAACCGAGTCGGTGGTAAAGCTCGTCGCGTTTGTGATTGTCGGTGCCTTCGTAACCTTCAGCATGTTCGATGGGTTCGGCGACCTCGTCAATCAAGCCGCTGAGGCAGGTGCTTTGGCGCCGATCACAAGCTCAATTTCCGGTGGAAGTTTCATTGCCATGACGTTTCTGAGCGCATGCGCAGTGATGCTACTGCCGCGGCAGTTTCACATTCTGGTCGTCGAGAACAATCACCCTGCGGAACTGCAGAGGGCCCGCTGGTTGTTTCCAGCGTACCTGATCGCCATCAACATTTTCGTGCTGCCCATAGCGCTCGCAGGCAAGATCCTGCTTGGCGGACAGATGGATCCGGACCTCTTTGTTCTGGGCCTGCCGATGAGCGTTGACGCGCAAGCGATCGCTTTGATCGGCTTCATAGGTGGTCTTTCGGCGGCAACCGCGATGGTCATCGTGGCGTGCGTTGCGTTGTCAATCATGATCAGCAACGACCTTGTCATGCCATTTGTCGTTCGTCAGCGCGCCGCGAGCGGGCAGCCCCACGAGTTGGGACGGTTGGTCATCAACATTCGGCGCGCCGCGATCGTCGCAATCGTTTTGTTGTCGTATGTCTATTACCGCGTTGCCGGCGGCACGGCGGCGTTGGCCGATATCGGTCTGCTTTCCTTTGCAGCGATCGCGCAGATGGCCCCACCCTTCTTCATTGGCCTGGTTTGGAAGCGTGGGACTGCGCGTGGCGCGGTGGCGGGGATGCTGGCGGGTTTGGCTGTATGGACTTACACGCTGCTCGTTCCCAACCTCATCGCCTCGGGCGCGCTACCGGGCGGACTACTGGAAAGTGGGCCGTTTGGCCTGATGTTCTTGCATCCGCAGCAGCTGTTCACGATTGCATTCGATCCGCTAACCCATGGCGTCTTCTGGAGCATGGTTGCGAACATCGGCGCGTACTTCCTTGTATCTCTTGCGCGGCGACCTGAACCTATTGAGCGGCTCCAAGCGCAAATCTTCGTGCCGTCAGACCTCTCTCCGACACCCGCGCTGCGCATGGCCCGTACGAAGGTGAACATTGCCGAGCTGCAGGCGACCGTTGCGCGTTACCTGGGCGAAGAAAGGACGCGACGGTCCTTTCAGAGTTTCGCGCAGGAAAAAGGTGCTCGCCTGCTCCCGTCCAGCGAAGCCGATATTCACGCGTTGCGCTTCGCAGAGCAGCTGCTAGCCAGTGCGATCGGCGCTGCGTCCTCGCGGCTTGTCATGACGCTGATGCTACGCCGTCATCAAACCTCCTCTCGAGAGGCGATGAAACTGCTCGATGAAGCCAGCTCGGCTATCCAATACAATCGGGACCTGTTGCAAACCGCACTCGATCAAGTGCGACAGGGCATTTCGGTGTACGACCGCGACCTCAATCTGATCTGCTGGAACCGGCAGTTTCGCGATTTGCTCGGCGTACCACCCGAGCTTGGACAGGTGGGAACGTCGCTGCACACGATATTGCGACACATCGCGGAGGCCGGCGGTTTCGGACCGGGTAGCCCCAGTCGGTTGGTGGACGCGCGCATCGAGCGGATGGTGCTGGACATGACCACCTTTACCGAAACCCTTCATCCGTCTGGATTGGTTCTGGAAGTGCGGACCAACCCGATGCCCGACGGCGGCATCGTGACGACCTTCACCGACATCACGGAAAGGGAACGCGCCGCCGAAGATCTTGCGCAGATCAACGAGGATCTCGAACAACGGGTCAGAGACCGCACGGAGGAACTGACCGCAGTCAACCAGGAGCTCGATCGCGCCCGGCAGGTCGCTGAAAGTGCCAACATTTCAAAGACACGGTTTCTAGCAGCAGCAAGTCACGATATCCTTCAACCACTGAATGCGGCACGCCTCTACACCTCGACGCTCACAGCAACTGACCTCCCCGGTGCAGCAAACAAGCAAGCTCAAAACATCGATCGGTCGCTGCTCGCCGTCGAGGATATCCTTGGCGCGCTTCTGGACATATCGAGGCTTGATGCTGGCGTTATGAAGCCTGATCCCAGCATTTTCCCGCTGCAGGACATGTTTGATCAGCTCGAGTTGGAATTTGGACCAATCGCGCGCGAGAAAGGGTTGCGGCTCTGCTTTGTTAAAAGCTCCCTCGCGATCCGTACCGACCGCAGCCTGTTCAAGCGGGTGCTGCAAAATCTGGTTTCCAACGCCATTAAGTACACCAAAGATGGCGGCGTGGTTGTGGGTGTTCGCCGACGCGGCAAGCCTGGCGTCGTCGCGACCTATGACACCGGGATCGGTATGTCAGAACGCGAACAGCGGGTCGTCTTTGAGGAGTTCAAGCGCCTCGACGACGGTGCGCGGACCGCAGGTGGTCTTGGGCTTGGCCTATCGATCGTCGATCGGATTGCGCAGGTTCTCGATCTCGATATCTCCGTTGCGTCAAAGCAAGGGAAAGGATCGTGTTTTGCAGTAAAGCTCCCGCAAACGGTCGAACTACCTCTCCCGGCTCCGGCAAGCGACATACCGCGGCTGTCGACCGCATCATCGCCCGGGCGCAACGCTGATCTCGCAGGCATGGTGGTCTTTTGTATCGACAATGAGCGGGCAATACTTGATGGGATGCAAGGACTTTTGAGCCGTTGGGGCGCGATCTCGGTCGTCGGTGCCACAGCACAGGACCTGAAGGCGGAAGCTGCAAATGCCCAGCTCAGGCCAGACGTCATCTTGGCCGATTTCCATCTTGACGAGGGCACAGGCATTGAGGCGGTCAAAGCACTGCGCTGGACATTTGGCGCCAGCGTCCCTGCTATTTTGATCACCGCGGATAGGTCTGAAGAAACAAAAACACAGGCCGAGCGTGTCGGCATGAATATCCTGCACAAGCCGATTAAACCGGCTGCACTGAGAGGCCTTTTAGCGAAGTATCGCGCCGTAGACCCGGCGGCCGCAGAATAG
- a CDS encoding response regulator transcription factor, which translates to MSTGQHFIIADDHPLFRDALKITVATQFPGAAISEAGDIDAVTAQLQAGDDVDLILLDLNMPGVQGFSGLMYLRAQYPAVPVCIVSATEDQAIIRRALDFGAAGFMPKSLPVEEISEGIEAILAGDIWTPRGLDLANAPDDDEAAALAKRLSSLTPQQVRVLMMLSQGLLNKQIAYELGVSEATVKAHVSAILQKLNVESRTQAVIAASRIEMGNWQDAVAELAH; encoded by the coding sequence ATGTCAACTGGCCAGCATTTCATCATCGCCGACGACCATCCGCTGTTTCGCGATGCGTTGAAGATAACGGTGGCAACCCAGTTTCCGGGTGCTGCTATCTCAGAGGCAGGCGATATCGATGCTGTCACCGCGCAGTTGCAGGCAGGCGATGATGTCGACCTTATCCTGCTCGATCTGAACATGCCGGGCGTTCAAGGCTTCTCTGGTCTGATGTATTTGCGAGCCCAGTATCCAGCGGTTCCGGTTTGCATCGTCTCCGCAACCGAAGATCAAGCCATCATTCGTCGCGCCCTTGATTTTGGTGCCGCCGGGTTCATGCCCAAGTCACTTCCTGTTGAGGAGATTTCCGAAGGAATCGAAGCGATCCTTGCGGGTGATATCTGGACGCCGCGCGGTCTCGACCTCGCAAATGCTCCAGACGATGACGAGGCGGCAGCGCTAGCCAAGCGCTTGTCTTCGCTAACGCCCCAACAGGTGCGCGTCCTTATGATGCTCAGCCAGGGCTTGCTCAACAAGCAGATCGCTTATGAACTCGGCGTTTCCGAAGCGACGGTGAAGGCGCATGTTTCTGCGATCCTGCAAAAGCTGAACGTCGAAAGTCGTACTCAGGCCGTCATCGCTGCTTCGCGCATCGAGATGGGCAATTGGCAGGATGCCGTCGCTGAGCTGGCGCACTAG
- a CDS encoding alpha/beta hydrolase has protein sequence MTETPDAVSEPPSAFSACHGVAAARNPFDPSLVSKETETFNQSLLETLSALADPWASPPHIIRKARAEGKGPFPLEPKLEAAQWIEKDGVRLRVIAPDVGEPRGVFLHIHGGGWMYGQADFQDPMLARFANATGFLCASVAYRLAPEHPFPAAPDDCMTAALWAFSKGLPVVLGGESAGANLAVLTALGLRERRLDAAGLVLLAGCFDLSLTPSARSWGSDKLVLNTRDISLFAANYVPAFIEPRSPAVSPLYASLEGLPPCFISVGTADPLLDDSLFLHSRLCAAGVRSELAVAPGGCHVFHVYDLQISREAETATHAFIDTLVDTTP, from the coding sequence ATGACTGAAACACCCGACGCGGTTTCCGAGCCGCCATCCGCATTCAGCGCCTGCCATGGTGTGGCTGCCGCCCGAAACCCGTTCGATCCCTCTTTGGTTTCTAAAGAAACTGAGACCTTCAATCAGAGCTTGCTTGAAACGCTCTCCGCGCTCGCTGATCCATGGGCGAGCCCGCCCCACATTATCCGAAAGGCGCGCGCGGAGGGCAAAGGACCATTCCCGCTGGAACCTAAGCTTGAGGCTGCTCAATGGATAGAAAAGGACGGCGTCCGACTGAGGGTGATCGCACCGGATGTGGGTGAACCGCGCGGTGTTTTCCTTCACATCCACGGCGGGGGATGGATGTACGGGCAGGCTGATTTTCAGGACCCGATGTTGGCGCGCTTTGCCAACGCAACCGGCTTTTTGTGCGCAAGCGTCGCCTACCGCCTCGCGCCAGAACACCCCTTCCCCGCTGCACCAGACGATTGCATGACCGCAGCACTTTGGGCCTTTTCAAAGGGGCTGCCAGTTGTCCTTGGCGGCGAATCGGCGGGGGCAAACCTTGCAGTCCTGACCGCACTTGGGCTACGCGAGCGCCGCCTCGATGCTGCGGGCCTTGTCCTGCTTGCGGGGTGTTTTGACCTGTCTTTAACGCCGTCGGCACGCAGCTGGGGCTCTGACAAGCTGGTGCTCAATACCCGGGATATAAGCCTGTTTGCGGCAAACTATGTGCCAGCTTTCATAGAGCCGCGCAGCCCAGCTGTGTCCCCGCTTTACGCGTCCCTCGAAGGACTGCCGCCATGTTTCATCAGCGTTGGGACCGCCGACCCGCTGCTGGACGACAGCCTGTTTCTGCACAGCCGTCTTTGTGCAGCTGGCGTACGCTCGGAGCTTGCTGTCGCGCCAGGCGGCTGCCATGTGTTCCACGTTTATGATTTGCAGATCTCGCGAGAGGCCGAGACTGCCACACACGCTTTCATCGATACGCTGGTAGATACAACACCATGA
- a CDS encoding thioesterase family protein yields MIGPIETLRDTANSWECDENDHINIKSYARRFDDAVRAFLVEARWQIPHRTSRLIRFHAELRGGEPVNGTTAIVAIDGGQVALEHRLYASHRMVNGEPLLSATALDLLPDVEREDLSAFDLTSASADALPKTGGLDANQTLHVSGLDRLPVTYKGVVPNDAFGPEAESTNGPRLNDHYLVGIISDAATHIWAEAGATDDWLRERGWGRAAVQLRLRYGTRPQAGDVVDIRSAIVAFTRKTVSYRHLIVNQMTETVIAEATITSLMLDLSARRAMPWPDENLKHLHQKVAEFDESYSS; encoded by the coding sequence ATGATAGGGCCCATCGAGACGCTTCGCGACACCGCAAACAGTTGGGAGTGCGACGAGAACGATCATATCAATATCAAGTCCTATGCGCGTCGGTTCGACGATGCTGTGCGGGCCTTTCTGGTTGAAGCGCGCTGGCAGATACCGCATCGCACCTCCCGGCTGATCCGCTTTCATGCCGAATTGCGAGGCGGCGAACCGGTCAACGGTACGACGGCGATCGTCGCGATCGACGGTGGACAAGTGGCGCTCGAACACCGGCTGTACGCCAGCCACAGAATGGTGAACGGCGAACCACTGCTGTCCGCAACAGCGCTTGACTTGTTGCCAGATGTCGAGCGCGAAGACCTTTCGGCGTTTGATCTAACGTCTGCAAGCGCAGATGCTCTGCCCAAAACCGGAGGATTGGACGCCAACCAAACCCTCCATGTGAGCGGGCTGGATCGGCTACCGGTTACCTATAAGGGGGTTGTGCCAAACGACGCGTTCGGGCCAGAGGCGGAAAGTACCAACGGTCCCAGGCTAAATGACCATTACCTGGTGGGCATCATTTCTGATGCTGCCACCCATATTTGGGCGGAAGCAGGTGCAACCGACGACTGGCTGCGAGAGCGGGGCTGGGGTCGCGCAGCGGTCCAATTGAGACTTCGCTACGGCACGCGGCCCCAAGCCGGAGATGTCGTCGACATCCGCAGCGCTATCGTAGCGTTCACGCGCAAGACGGTGAGTTATCGTCACCTGATCGTCAATCAGATGACCGAGACGGTTATCGCCGAAGCGACCATAACCAGCCTCATGCTTGACCTGTCGGCTAGACGGGCCATGCCGTGGCCCGATGAAAACCTGAAGCACCTGCACCAAAAAGTCGCCGAATTTGATGAGAGCTACTCGAGCTGA